CTTTTGCCTCTGGTAGGGGTAGATCAAAATCTGTTTCAGGATTACAATTTGGCAGGCCATCTGCTGCTGGCCCTATTGGTGCATGGCCAGTAAATAAAGCAAACTTTCAGTATCCTAGGGGAAAACTTCTTGATATCTATAGGAACCAAAAGATGCCAGTCGTTGATTTTACCTCTGAGAGCTTTGAGGAAGTTCCTCCAATAACAGTATCTAGCTCCATAGCTCCTTTGGCATTTGTCACACCTGATGCAGAGGAAGAGGTAAACTGAATTGTTATCACCAACTACATCATTGTATTCCCTATTGGCATTTGCATCTAAGGATCAGCCCTCTGTATTGTGCATATAGAAGAGATTACATGAAAACTGACTTAGATACTCATGTAGTTtaaatttatttgttttatttagTGTGGAAGTAGTTTGATTTGGAACTTTGTGGAAATAGTTTGATCTTGGGAAGTAGAACTTAGGCATTCTTGCATGTTGGATGGTGATTTTGATACACATATATATTACTTGGATATGCTTATCTGTTGAGATCTGCCTGTTTTTGCATGCTGTAATTAATGATTTGAAGAAAGACACTGTGAAGTGATGGCTTGTGAACTATGATCTAACAGTGGCAAACGATGCATGCTACAGTTACTGAAGTTATTCAGTGTCATGTAACCAACACTAGGAGCACAGAGCATGCCTGCATTGTCATGTCCTGCACAAGCATTAATTTTGTTTGGAAAATGTGCTCCATACAGATTTTATTTCCAATTGTTCTTCATGGTATTAGATATTAAATTGCATTGTTAATGTCTCTTTTCTTTTGTTGGAGATAATCTTTATGGTGgacttatatataatttaaaaatggtTGTCTAAAAGGTTGTTCTGAAAGATATTTGGAAGGGGGAAGTCACAAGCAGTGAAGTGAGCTTAAATCGGGAAAGGATGACAAGAGTTAATGAGGAGATAGGTGAGCAACTTGTCATAATACTGATTTAATCTGAATACAATTATTGATCTTGTATATCTTTTATGTAGATGATGGTGGCAAGACACTAGTTGATAACAAACATGATAAAATGGAATCCGTTGCCACTTTAAAAGGTTAATGAAATACCtgttttttcatattttattagAAGCTCTATTTTAACTCTTCTTGTTCATTACTAAAAGTTGTGTTGATTTTTCATTTCAGAGCTGGAAAGTAAGGATAATATCAACCTTCTGATTAACTTAGTGGGTCCTGATGATCGGGCTCCAAAGGTTGCAGATCATGAAGTTATCCACGATAAACCAGTTTTAGGTGGTAATCTTACCAATTTTGAGATAAATCTTAGTGAGATAGAAGTGGCAAATGTTGATGACCAAACAAGTCACTTGGATATTCCGAAGAATATCAAATTAGGAGAGGGTTCAACTGTTTCCTTTGATGTTAATGCTAAGCTACCTGATGCATCATGTCCTTTATATGATGCTTCTTTTGTTGAGATCTCAAACACCAACAACCATGAAAATCACAAAATTGAAAAAAAGCTTTCAGAACAGGGTACCTTTCCTGAGGAGTTGAGTTTATTTTACCAGGATCCACAAGGAGATATACAAGGTCCATTTTTGGGTGTTGACATTATCTCATGGTTTGAACAAGGTTTCTTTAGTACAGATTTACCTGTGTGCTTATCAGATGCTCCTGAGGGCACAccatttcggccacttggggaagTTATGCCTCACTTGAAGCTAGAGCAACATATTGTCCTGGATCTCCCTTCTGGTAACAAGTCCGAACCCTTGGACACTACAAGGGGCAACCTGGAGACTTGTGTTCCCTCTTCCCGTTTTAGCGATTCTTTTCCCACAAATGATCAGCAACGGTTGCTATCTTGGGATACTTTGGATCATCATGTAAAACACAATGTTGTTGAGAGTGAAGCTTCAGTAGATCCTAACAAAGCTTGGTTATCTTTTTCCAATTCAGAAACACCACTAGGTACAACTGGTCTTGAAGAAAAAATCTTCCATGATTTTACTGGTCAAGATACAGAAGGTTTGTCTAATTAAAACTGTTTGATTTTGTTTTGGTTTCCTTTTCCTAATGCCTATATTGAATTTATAGTTGCTGAGTTATTTTTTGTGTTTGCAGTTGTATTGTATAAGGGTAGGCCTGTGGGGGACATGGAGAAGGGGTCAGGAAAGCTTGTTAATGAGAACATTGCTCTATCAAGATCCACCAGTGGTAATCATTTTTTGATGACAGAAACAGGAAATAGTAGTTTTGCCAGTCATAACATTCCTAGAGATAATGACTTAAATTCTCTTGGATTGTTGTGGTCTGAGCTAGAAGGAACTCACCGGAAGCTTCCCCTTTCATCAACTGTTCCAGGCTCCACTGAGAATTTGATTGACAATCATGATTCTGCTCGAAATGCCTTTCTGTTTAGCCACAATCCAGAACAGTTCAATTCAATAAGTGACTTCCCCATCATGAATGAACCATGGGCCAACAATTATAGGAGCAAGGGTTCAAACATAATTCATGATAACTTTGATGCAAATAACTTGTCACGGTTTGAAGCTGAGTCAAACCAATTTAGTTTAGAACGGCAACTGCTCTTACAACAATTGGAAAAGCAGCAACTTCAGCAGCAACGCTTATTGTCCCCTCAAAATGtcgagttcgctggaacattatTGGATCAGGTGCGTGACCCAATGCAGCAGCATCACCTTGTTAATCAACAACCTAGGGAGGATCTAGAACGGATCCTGAAATTTCAGTTTGAGCAGCAGAGGTATCTCGATCAGTTGAAGCAGCAGCATCAAATGCACCAGAGACACCAACAACTGCATGAGCATCAGATGCAATTACTGCATCGTCTTCAACATCATGAACCACAACGACAGCAACAACTACAGAAGCAGATTCATCTTGAACATTTGCTGCATCGACAATTACTTGAACCTGGTTCTGGAGCATCAAACATCGATTCTCATGTGATGAATATGTATGACCAGGTTCTTCTTAGGCAGCGTCTCTTGAGTGAGTCCCAACAACAGTCTCATAACCTTTCACTGCATCATGACTCAGCATCCGAGCAATTTTTGGAAGCAAATTTTCTGCAGAACTTCCaacgtcaaaatcaaaatgatctGTTGGATGTTCTATCTCATTCCAAGCGGGGACAGGTTCCTACTTTAGAACAAAAGTTTCTTTTAGAGCTTCAGCAGGAGCAGCTTCAAGCACGACAACTCTCAAGGCAGCTGTCTGGCATGGAAGAAGAGAGACATGTAGGGGGGGTTTGGTCCGTTGATGATTCTGGTCAGTTCATCAGAACTGCCGCTGGTCCACACCAGAATTATGCTGCCAGACTTAGCCAATTAGATCTTGTGCAGGCGCAGGCACTCTCATCACTCGAGCAGCCCAGCCATCTTCAGCAGAATTTTTTGTCACATGAGAGAATGCCGCATGATCCTTATGAACGAAGACCACATCCTCTTGATAGGTCAATGCATATGCATGTAGGTGCTCCTGCTCCAAACTTGGATCTTGTAAATGCTGTAGCACGAGCTCAAGGGCTAGATGCTCAGGGACATCTTGATCAGCTGCATGCTTTTAATCAGATAGGACAAATTCCTTCTAGTGTTCGTTCCCATCAGATTCGTATTTCTGAGGAGTTCGCTGTTCCACACTTGGATGCAAGAGAGAGGCACTGGTCCGAGGCAAGTAGGCAGCGATCATCTGACTTGATGGAATCCCATCTGAAGCAGTTGCAAATAGAAGCAGCAAAGCAAAGAAGCACCAATCTGAGCCTTCCTGGTGAGAACCTAAATGCATGGGCCTCATCTCTTGGAAATGATGGAAGCTCAGAGCATGGATTGAGAGACTTGCTCTTTCATGAAAATTTTCAATCTCAACAGCCAACAGGATTGGCAGTTGGTACTCCTACATCATCCTATGAGCTGAGGGATTCTTGGATCTATTCCCGTCCTAGTTCAGAAAATCCCTTTAATCTTAGCTCAGAGAGAGGAGGTTTGAGTAGTTCTTTTTCAGAGAGTTCATTTTTTGCTGATGTAGGACAGCCGACAAAGGAGCAACTATCAAACAAAAATATGGAAGATGATGCTAGTAACTTTGAAAGCAGCAGATCAACTTTGAGATCTGGTTCTGCAAGATCATATGAACAGAAACAATTCCCGGCAGATATAGATATAATTGAAAAAGAAAAGTTTGTGAATTCTGTTGCTGGTGGTTCTTCATTAAAAAGATTAGATATCTCCAACCTGATGGAGGGGGCGAGAGGGAAGTCACTGGGTCCAAGAGGTAGTTCCGGGACTCGATTAGCTATGGACATGCAGGAGAGTGGGGTTAAGCAAGCAGCAGGTGGAGGTCATGAAGTGGTTAACATTGACAAATCTTTTAGGCATGATTCATCTGGAAAGGCTGGTAATTTGATCAAAACAATTTTCCTCTTTCTGAGTTAACTGCTTGTATTCTTTGGTGATTCCTAAAAGTATTATCTGAATTCCTGCAGGGGGAGGTTTAACCTTTTTTAATTATGAAATGACACTTGATAGTGTTCATCCTGAAGAGATTGGTAGCAACATGTAAGAAATTCTCTGCTACTATCCAATTTATTAAAATGTATGACTACTGAGATGAACGGCTTTCTTTTCTATAAAGTAATTAGAATTTGATGTTGGATTTATTTTTCTGTTTAACTAAGTGCCTCGTATttgatttcttttttaattaaccatttatcatcaaaatattctTCATCTGGACATGgagtaatttataattgattgtcAGTGTGCCTGAATTTGTTTTAAATTTCAATGGCTTGTTTATCATTTCTAGTAATCTATGCTAATTTATGTGTGTGCATATGCATGCACACATGTGGACTACAGTAACCTACTGTTCTTGGTCTTGTCAAAGAGTGATGCTGCCAGTTTGAGCTTGCTGTTCGGTGATTCAGACCTTCTGAAAAAGTTCTGTTACTAGCATATTTACCTCAGCTTTGAGCAATTTATACTTGATTTCAAAGCTTGAGCCTCGAGGATCGCATTTTCTGTAGGAACTGATTTTAGATCTGGAGGCCCAAAACTAATTTTGGATTGGTTGGATTGATGCCTCAATCCTGCCAAGATTCTAATACCTATATATTTTTGTGTGTTATGCATGTACATGTATGTGTATGAATAAATGAAGACACATATACTTGTGCTCATACATATGGATACAAGTGTATGTATGTAGACATAATATTGATGCTCTACTAAATGAAACCAGTCTAGCACTGTCCTTGGACTGATCTTCTACAGGTTAGCTTCATGGCTTATCTTCTTAGTTCTTGTTGTCTTATAAGCCAACCTCTTATGGCTtggcttcttctcttcctcctctagaAATGATTTGGCCTGCATTATATCAGAAGTAAGGATTTATTGCTTGGTTTTCTCTTTTGGGTTCGCTTGAGCTTGTTtatttcctttcttttcattTAATGGAATGAGGATGGCACTATCTATAAGCTGACCTCTAATGCTTTGACAATTTTTGTTCGAGCTTGGACTTGTTTATTACATTTCCTTCTGAGGTGATATCTTCGTAAGTCAACCCTTGTGGTTTGGCTTCTTCAGGCTGACATAGACCTGTTTATGTGTTCTTCTTCCAAAACTAATCGAGTTTGCAGCAATGCACGAGTTGCACTACTTCTCAGTGCTAGATTTGCTTCTTAATCACTTCTACCTTTTCTCTCGACCATAGCTATATTTTCATGTACATTTTTGTTAGATGGACCAGTGTCATTCAAGTATGGTGATTTCCCCTACGTACCAGTTTCAATTAGATTTGACTAAGTTCTAGTGCATCTTCGAAAATGTCTGAAGTTAACATGGCATTTGGCATTCTTATAATCATATGTGCTGCTGTGCAATCATATATCTTTATGGGTGTATCATGGGCATGTTAAGGTGCTTGGTGTTAGTACCTTGTTGGCATGGCTGCATGGTTATAGCTTTCAGGGGTTGGCCTGGCTAGCACAAAAGTTCTACAGTTAAAGCAGAAATTAATCCGTTGCTTCAAGTGAAGAACATAATTTATGTAGTCCGACATGTTATTTTTGTCTTCATCAAGTATAGTTTGGATAGTGTCCGagtacataattttttatttcattatttttgTTAAAGTCTGGTTACTTTTGGTGGCTATGTAATTGGTtatttgatttctcaatatttagcAATATTTCTTACCTATAAAATTTTTTAGAAGTTTATGAAAGTGTTTTTAAAATCTAATTGAAACAAAATTATTCTTCAAATTGATTTTGGTGATGTTATCTACAATGTGATTAAGTATTTACCGTTGGTGATAGTGTATTTACTGTTTATTAGATTAATGTGTACTGATTTGCCACAAAATCatgttcttttatttttaattgaATACATGATCAACTGTAACTTAAATTGTATCACTTCCATGAGATTCTTTTTCTTATAttactttttttaaatttttttgctaAAATGCTGGTTTGATGACCTCATTTTCCCTTCTATTATTGATGCATGATCATGTTTAGAGCCTTGCTTGTCCTTGGTTATCCTTTTTTTGTAGTATATGTCGTGAATTTTTGTGCAGACTGTTAAATTTACACTGTTTTTTTGCTCTCTCAATTTTGTTTAAGCTCtgctctttttcattttttgcaGTTCTGGTGATGTTTTGAAAGGAACCAATAGTTCGTTCTTAGAACATACCCGTGATCCTCATGCTACATCATCCGCAGAACTGCCAGACATGATAGCTTCTCAACCACCAAAGGGAAAGAAACCTACTACTTTTGGGTCGTCTGAGGGTATGCtgttctttcttccccttttttacctTTTGCCTTTTTCACATTGTCTTCAGATTATGGTTTTTGTCTGAAGACTAGTTCTTGTTTGCTGTAGATTGATTGACTTAtaattatttctattttttttaaaaagaagaCTCTGCAGGTAATCCTGCATCCCAATCTACAGAGACATCAATCTCCAACAAGAAAGACTCCAGATTTCGTCGAACTTCTTCGGGCAGCGATGCTGATGTTATGGAACTTTCATTCAGTGACATGCTGAAGAGCACCAAAAAGCCGATGCCTGAACCTGAGAACCCAGAAGTAGGTTCACTCGGCAAGGctgccaaaaagaagggaaaaaaaggCAGGCAGATCGATCCATCCCTTCTCGGTTTCAAAGTCCATAGCAACCGCATCTTGATGGGTGAGATCCAGCGACCAGACGATTGAGGATTGCACCTCTACCGTCGGCAAAATGCTTATCGCTTTTCCATCCGAAGGATGTACAGATCCTCAtctaattcttttcttttttcttgaattaATTTTTGTAGTCCTGTCCTCGACAGATGCGTTGTAAAGCAGGGGGTTTCGGATGTTCAGATTTGAAATCTAGCAGAGTCCTCCCTTCATGTGAATACGTGGGGATGTTGGAATAAACATATGTACAGCTCAGTGAAAGCAATTAGTTATTtccccctcccccctctcctTTCCTGCCATGAATAACTTTTTGACTGGCTCTCTCTGCTTCCAAGTCCATTTAGCTCATTCTGAACAATTGTGTTGATATCTCATCCTTGCACTTGATATATAGTTTGTTTCGTAGATGAATCAAATCTTGGTCATCAATTTGTGATCCGGCTCATGATCTTTTTTGCTTGCCAGGGGTCTCGAGGCACGCTTCTTCTTGCAAGTGGTCAAAGAGAAGGGTGCTTTGATAACCTTGGGACATCCTTGGAGAGCATCACCTGCTACTATTACGACCTTGTAAAAGGGTAGCATGAGGAGGAAATGAGGTCGGTCGTTCCATAAAAGTCTGGTAATTGGGGTTGAAACCTCTTTTTTAGTTGATTGGATTTAACATATTACTTTTGGTTATTAATTGAAGGAAGCAATcgactttttttttctctttttggccAACTAACACAACATGCGAAGCCTAACATTTAATCTTTACaagtttaaatattataaaaaagatctctagatatatatatatatatatatatatatatatatatatatatatatatatatatatatatatatattctaattatGAATGGACTAAACTTATCGAACATTAGATACTGCAAATGGTGAGATCCAGGTATTATAACCATCTTTTAATCATTCTTAATGCCATTAAGGAAAATTTGTATAGTTCTCGAGATGAAGAACATTTGATGAGTTCTTGATGGACAAACGTTAATCCCAAAGCACACCAAATGCAAATGACACGATGATTATTAGCATCGACATCAAGAACAAATTTGCACGAGTATATATTTCAAAAACACTCGGAATAATATGATTAATTTCATCATGTCATATTAATGACTAAAATTATCCATTTAATAACATTCATTTCCATCGTGTCAAGGGTTAACATTAAACAAAAAGGGTCCCTTAAAAATCTATATATTATTCTTCGTTAAACATAAATCCCTGACGGAGTCTCGCCTTCCTCACTGCCGAAACGGTTTCCGTTATCGACTCCCCAAGTTACCGCAGCACGTCCGTCTCCGACGTGGAACGCACGTGAGTAAATGCGACCACCCGAACTGGTCGTCACGTGAAGGGGAAGAAACCTTCAAAACCCTCTCGAAACCCTAACGGCCctatccccctctccacctcttcGGCCCCCCCCCTCCCCACTCCTCCCCTTACGTGCGGCAATGGCGGCGACCCCGTTGGACGAGGCCAAGGCGAAGAACGTCCTCCGCCAGGTGATTTGGCCTTCGAATCCCTTTCTTCTCCCCTTCCCCTCCCTTTCTCGCGCCTCTTCCCCGATCTATCCCCCCAAATTTTGATTTTTCCTGCAATTCTTCGGCTTCTTTAGGTGGAGTTCTACTTCAGCGATAGCAACCTCCCCCGCGACAATTTCCTAAAGAAGACCGTTCAGGACAGCGAGGATGGATGTATCTTTGTCTGAGAATTATCGTTGTTCGATTTTCTTCGTATTTATTTTCCTGCATGTTTGTTGCCATTGTTGTTGGTCTTGACTGCGGAACTAGTGGTGAGCTTGGCGTTGCTATGTTCGTTTACTCGGATGAAAAATCACCTGGGCTTGAGTGCAGCCATGAAGCCGGAGGAGATCCCGGAGGAGACTGTGTTGTCGGTGGCTGATGTCTTGAGGAGTTCGCCTTCTCTTCGAGTCTCAGAAGATGGTAAATTTCTATCCATCAGGTTGTGTTGCTTGGCAGATGAATTATTAGGAATCTCAGTCCAACTTATCGGTCGATGCCTTTGCAGACTTTATTGGTTGATCGAATTTCCTTGTGGCTCTTGCATTGTTGAATATGAGTATGCTTGCTTGCGCTTCAAGCTTTAGTTTTCTCTTGGAGAAGTCTTTGTCAAGTATACGCTTTACAAAGCTTTGCTCTCATGTAGATATTCTGTTCCATATGTTACTGTTTTTTTAAATCCTGGCCTTCTATTTTGCCTTAGTATACCATTTATGGTTTTACAGTTGACATTCATGGAATTTGTGGTTAATTCTATAATCGGATTACTTCTCCTCTGGTTTTGATCTTGAGTTGCTTTCTGAATATGCCCTTTTTACAGTGTTTACTTAATTTTATGCAGGGAAGAGAGTTGGTAGGAGTACTGAAATGATGAAGCCAGAAGAAGTTATCGAGCAAGTTGATTCAAGGACTATTGCTGTCACACCTTTGCCTTATGATGTTAAGTCAGAAGTTGTTGAGTCTTTTTTTGCTCTTCATGGAAAGGTATTTTCTACTTCGATCGCCATTGCTTTTTCTGTAGGTATGGTCATTTTATCGAACTAGTTGGTTGCTGTAGTACAATGAACTTGATATTACATATTCACTTCAGGGTGATGCcagaatatatacatatgtatatatatatatatatatatgtatgtatgtatatatatatatatatatatatatatatatatatggagagaaacagagagagagagagagagggtgctgaaagaaaattattatttttatgtttgtgTATTTTAAGATaagtaatatataattttatttgctTGTATCTTGTCagtgtttttttttacttttaccaATATTTAAATttagttaatcaaaatattttttatgtttctttAATGAGAGTTATAATTATGGCCCATGTTTCGGAGTCTGGGTATTTCTTCCAATAACTTGTTTGCATTAATTTTGAAATGGAGACAGAACTGGACCTCCAGTCTCTTGCCATTATGGAACTACCTCATCAGATCATTTATGCATTTGAGCATTTTGTATTTTTTAATGCAAATTTACTTCATACATACAGTGCCACTGCTGTTTCATGTCTTAATTATTTGTCCCAACCATGACGATTTTTCTTGTCCACCTTTTGAGCACATCAGTTAGGATAAATTGGTGTTTGCTGGTACTAGCCAAAGTCAGTCACTATAGGCCTTCAATCCTCTACTTAAAGGAAATTGTCTATCTCCAACTGAGTTATTTGAGCATTagccttttgtttctttttagggAATTCAATTTTGTTTTTAAAATAGAGTTTGAGTTAAAATATCTAAGCTTCTACATCCGTCATGATGTTTATACTTATTGACAAGGATTACCGATATGAACCCTTGTTGTGATGAATTATGGAAGAGCTGAAGCAGCCGAGAAAGCACATTTGTTATATGGGGGAAAAAAGTTAAATATGATTAAGGAGATCATCCATGTTTATTGCACTCTATTCCATAAAAAgcattttaaacttttttattcTCTGTATACTTAATATTGAATCAAAGGCAAGGCAGTTCTTGCATTTATAGTATGTTAATTTGTATCCCGTGGGAAAATTTCTGATTGATATCACTTTCTTGTAAAAATTGCTTTTCCATGAATTCACAGGTCAATAGTGTGAGGCTGCCTCGTCATGTTTCTGACAAAAGACACTTTTGTGGCACTGCTTTGATTGAATTTTCGGAAGAAGCTGACGCAACAAAACTTTTAGAGGAGAAGTTGGTTTTTGCTGGAGCAGAGCTAGAAATAAAGCCAAAGTAAGCTTTCTGGATTCTATCATCTGAAAATTTGTAGTgtttaatttgattttttagtgtTTTATGGTGCATACTTTTTGTGTAGCCAAATACATTTAATCACAAAAAAATGCATAAACAATCTATTAGCGATTACAGGAAGatggatataataatttataaattattcaaTGACCATTTTATAAATAACTTagctttggatatatatatataacaatggcAGGCTTAAATGCTTAGTAATCGTAGATTGAtttgtaaaattaaaataatcGAGATAGAAGAAATTTTAAAATGGATGTAACTAGATAAGatcgttggatttt
This DNA window, taken from Musa acuminata AAA Group cultivar baxijiao chromosome BXJ3-7, Cavendish_Baxijiao_AAA, whole genome shotgun sequence, encodes the following:
- the LOC135642660 gene encoding uncharacterized protein LOC135642660 isoform X2, whose translation is MAGGNLDLPEDLLPSRLVGEAWAGKDTLAGGNGKEKNPIGFLDEGKDQATSENNIPLSPQWLYAKPGDSKDTRPTSFAPSVTLPDSVQKDMWPQEKKEWRRNVIDLESNRRWREEERETSLLSRRERKKEGDRETEYRKNDRHPDNISLREAADLKTLSSSDRVHEVPNRSAGNENRRDSKWSSRWGPEDKEKEPWTERKVDVEKEGSHSEKQFFLASLRPVSGSDSRDKWRPRHRQEIHSGGSSMLRAAPGFGGVEVPPVPFASGRGRSKSVSGLQFGRPSAAGPIGAWPVNKANFQYPRGKLLDIYRNQKMPVVDFTSESFEEVPPITVSSSIAPLAFVTPDAEEEVVLKDIWKGEVTSSEVSLNRERMTRVNEEIDDGGKTLVDNKHDKMESVATLKELESKDNINLLINLVGPDDRAPKVADHEVIHDKPVLGGNLTNFEINLSEIEVANVDDQTSHLDIPKNIKLGEGSTVSFDVNAKLPDASCPLYDASFVEISNTNNHENHKIEKKLSEQGTFPEELSLFYQDPQGDIQGPFLGVDIISWFEQGFFSTDLPVCLSDAPEGTPFRPLGEVMPHLKLEQHIVLDLPSGNKSEPLDTTRGNLETCVPSSRFSDSFPTNDQQRLLSWDTLDHHVKHNVVESEASVDPNKAWLSFSNSETPLGTTGLEEKIFHDFTGQDTEVVLYKGRPVGDMEKGSGKLVNENIALSRSTSGNHFLMTETGNSSFASHNIPRDNDLNSLGLLWSELEGTHRKLPLSSTVPGSTENLIDNHDSARNAFLFSHNPEQFNSISDFPIMNEPWANNYRSKGSNIIHDNFDANNLSRFEAESNQFSLERQLLLQQLEKQQLQQQRLLSPQNVEFAGTLLDQVRDPMQQHHLVNQQPREDLERILKFQFEQQRYLDQLKQQHQMHQRHQQLHEHQMQLLHRLQHHEPQRQQQLQKQIHLEHLLHRQLLEPGSGASNIDSHVMNMYDQVLLRQRLLSESQQQSHNLSLHHDSASEQFLEANFLQNFQRQNQNDLLDVLSHSKRGQVPTLEQKFLLELQQEQLQARQLSRQLSGMEEERHVGGVWSVDDSGQFIRTAAGPHQNYAARLSQLDLVQAQALSSLEQPSHLQQNFLSHERMPHDPYERRPHPLDRSMHMHVGAPAPNLDLVNAVARAQGLDAQGHLDQLHAFNQIGQIPSSVRSHQIRISEEFAVPHLDARERHWSEASRQRSSDLMESHLKQLQIEAAKQRSTNLSLPGENLNAWASSLGNDGSSEHGLRDLLFHENFQSQQPTGLAVGTPTSSYELRDSWIYSRPSSENPFNLSSERGGLSSSFSESSFFADVGQPTKEQLSNKNMEDDASNFESSRSTLRSGSARSYEQKQFPADIDIIEKEKFVNSVAGGSSLKRLDISNLMEGARGKSLGPRGSSGTRLAMDMQESGVKQAAGGGHEVVNIDKSFRHDSSGKAGGGLTFFNYEMTLDSVHPEEIGSNISGDVLKGTNSSFLEHTRDPHATSSAELPDMIASQPPKGKKPTTFGSSEDSAGNPASQSTETSISNKKDSRFRRTSSGSDADVMELSFSDMLKSTKKPMPEPENPEVGSLGKAAKKKGKKGRQIDPSLLGFKVHSNRILMGEIQRPDD
- the LOC135642660 gene encoding uncharacterized protein LOC135642660 isoform X3, with the protein product MAGGNLDLPEDLLPSRLVGEAWAGKDTLAGGNGKEKNPIGFLDEGKDQATSENNIPLSPQWLYAKPGDSKDTRPTSFAPSVTLPDSVQKDMWPQEKKEWRRNVIDLESNRRWREEERETSLLSRRERKKEGDRETEYRKNDRHPDNISLREAADLKTLSSSDRVHEVPNRSAGNENRRDSKWSSRWGPEDKEKEPWTERKVDVEKEGSHSEKQFFLASLRPVSGSDSRDKWRPRHRQEIHSGGSSMLRAAPGFGGVEVPPVPFASGRGRSKSVSGLQFGRPSAAGPIGAWPVNKANFQYPRGKLLDIYRNQKMPVVDFTSESFEEVPPITVSSSIAPLAFVTPDAEEEVVLKDIWKGEVTSSEVSLNRERMTRVNEEIDDGGKTLVDNKHDKMESVATLKELESKDNINLLINLVGPDDRAPKVADHEVIHDKPVLGGNLTNFEINLSEIEVANVDDQTSHLDIPKNIKLGEGSTVSFDVNAKLPDASCPLYDASFVEISNTNNHENHKIEKKLSEQGTFPEELSLFYQDPQGDIQGPFLGVDIISWFEQGFFSTDLPVCLSDAPEGTPFRPLGEVMPHLKLEQHIVLDLPSGNKSEPLDTTRGNLETCVPSSRFSDSFPTNDQQRLLSWDTLDHHVKHNVVESEASVDPNKAWLSFSNSETPLGTTGLEEKIFHDFTGQDTEVVLYKGRPVGDMEKGSGKLVNENIALSRSTSGNHFLMTETGNSSFASHNIPRDNDLNSLGLLWSELEGTHRKLPLSSTVPGSTENLIDNHDSARNAFLFSHNPEQFNSISDFPIMNEPWANNYRSKGSNIIHDNFDANNLSRFEAESNQFSLERQLLLQQLEKQQLQQQRLLSPQNVEFAGTLLDQVRDPMQQHHLVNQQPREDLERILKFQFEQQRYLDQLKQQHQMHQRHQQLHEHQMQLLHRLQHHEPQRQQQLQKQIHLEHLLHRQLLEPGSGASNIDSHVMNMYDQVLLRQRLLSESQQQSHNLSLHHDSASEQFLEANFLQNFQRQNQNDLLDVLSHSKRGQVPTLEQKFLLELQQEQLQARQLSRQLSGMEEERHVGGVWSVDDSGQFIRTAAGPHQNYAARLSQLDLVQAQALSSLEQPSHLQQNFLSHERMPHDPYERRPHPLDRSMHMHVGAPAPNLDLVNAVARAQGLDAQGHLDQLHAFNQIGQIPSSVRSHQIRISEEFAVPHLDARERHWSEASRQRSSDLMESHLKQLQIEAAKQRSTNLSLPGENLNAWASSLGNDGSSEHGLRDLLFHENFQSQQPTGLAVGTPTSSYELRDSWIYSRPSSENPFNLSSERGGLSSSFSESSFFADVGQPTKEQLSNKNMEDDASNFESSRSTLRSGSARSYEQKQFPADIDIIEKEKFVNSVAGGSSLKRLDISNLMEGARGKSLGPRGSSGTRLAMDMQESGVKQAAGGGHEVVNIDKSFRHDSSGKAGGGLTFFNYEMTLDSVHPEEIGSNISGDVLKGTNSSFLEHTRDPHATSSAELPDMIASQPPKGKKPTTFGSSEGNPASQSTETSISNKKDSRFRRTSSGSDADVMELSFSDMLKSTKKPMPEPENPEVGSLGKAAKKKGKKGRQIDPSLLGFKVHSNRILMGEIQRPDD